The genomic stretch tccttttttgtaagcattttttttttttctcttctcctttttctttctgtgTTTCTTTTTTGCACGTATGATTGCAAgaatcttgttttttctttttatttcgaGAAATCTGTATGTGTGTTTGTTGCTTTGATTTATTGGTGTAACGGGGCATGggatttttaaatggtttttttttttttttttgtgtgtgatcTGGGTTTGGTTAATTACTAGGAGAaatctctcattttcttttcctgtcacttattttgaattataatgatCATGCCATTTATTGTTCGGttgccattttattttgttattttcaatttggacTGAAtgtatcaattaatttttctttctgtttataTAAGAGAAGTTTGCTGTTTCTTGGATTTTCTATTGGAAGATTATTGAATTATCCTGTTATGAGTCAGGGATGTTGTAAAGTGAAAATTGTCTAATTTCTTGTTGTCTTTGTTGCTTAATTATATGCCAAATTGCCAATGAACTGTGACAATTGGTGGCTATTTGATGTTATAGTTCTctctcgctttttttttttcctttcacttgCTGCCACTTTGTTGCTCTTTTGaccattatatttttcttggtgGTGTTTCATTTGTTAAATATGTTAATAGTTGAGTTGTTAAACTTGTTGAGTAGGATGGCTCATTCTGGGGTTCATAAAGATAGAGGGGAGTTGAGGATTCATGAGAATTTGGATGAGCTTGGCACTGATTTGGCAGAATATATTGCTGAATTATCAGAGGCATCGGTGAAGGAGAGGGGTGTCTTTGCCATTGCCATATCTGGTGGTTCTCTCATTGGCTTGATGGGGTATTTATGCAATTGCATCTCGTGTTTCCTcgttttttggttttatgatgtttgtgtttttgtttacaTTTCTGGTGGGTAACAGGAAACTTTGTGAAGCTCCTTATAACAAGACTGTAGACTGGGCTAAATGGTATGTATTTTGGGCGGATGAACGGGTGGTAGCCAAAACTCATGCTGATAGCAATTATAAGCTGGCAAAGGATGGTCTTTTGTCCAAGGTTTGTGCCTTTGTTTGTTTCCTTTATATTTTCCAACTGTCCTTTATCTACATGCATCCGGTAATCAGTCTCCAAAAAGACTTTAAGGGAAGGAAATTGAAGTATTTCAAAGTGCCTTCCTTGGTCAAGCATTTGCTGCATTTTGATTTCTCGGCTTTGTTCACCAAATAACCAAGTACAGATTCTTCTGTTTTCCTATTAAATAGGCAACTACGTTGGTTTCGTGATGCCATTGCTAGAATAAATTCACCTCCCAAACTGGTCTTGATCTGATGCAATGCCTAGGTTTTCCTCTTGTGGGTAGATAGTTTGTATTTGCAGTTGATGCCAAGTCTCTCATGAAACCACCTCAAGTAGTCATCTAGTCATTAGATGACTCTAGACTTCTGCTGTTGTGATATTGCATCGAAAATAGAGTACTATGAGCTTCACGTTTCCATTTTGTATTGTTGCATGCATTTTCATTTGGTATTTTTACATTTTGTATCTTTGCATTCATTTTCATTTGGTATTTTCATTCGCTTGTTCAGCATAGGTAGTCAAGTCCCATTTCTAATTTTGCTGAAATGTCTGTGTCTTCTTTTCAAACTCTGGCAAATCACTGCTATCatccagtatcaacttttttgCAGTTCAATTAATTTTGCACCTAAAAAAGATGTCAAATGTATTCTGGATGCTTCTGTTGGCCATTTAATGCAGTATCCATTTCTACTAACCTCTGTCAAAGGCTGTTTCTCTATATATGTTGTTTCTTCTGCTCTGTGCAACCCAACGTAGCCAAAAATGCCAGCCACTTTGGATTGGCCttttaaaatcaatcatttttttttttccttttttaccaTGTGGACCGATAAACCTGAGCAAATCTTTGACAATCGTCTTCCATTGCCACCCCGGCCAATCATCTATCTGTCTAACCTTAACCCACCATCTTAAGCAGATTCTTTCTTATAGTTGACATGGTAGAGATGTTGGAAATTTTAGACGAAGGCCTTAGTCAATGTGTTCTCATTCGGAATGCTCAGGCTTTCTTAGGCTTTACATTCCTTGGTGCAGGGGGGTTGTGAAAATTCCCCTACTAGTGCTACCTTGAAATAAGAGTTGCATGAATATgagctttaaataaaaatgttatcaGAGAGTTGAAGCTACCCTGTATTCATTTGAGACATTGATGTTTGTTGCTGTATCGTGAATGCTATGCTTCGGTGCTGTGTATTTTCATATGTATATTAGATACATGTCTTTTCTTCCACTACACTTCTTAGATTTTTTACTATTGATGTATGACAATGCCCTTTTTGGAAATGTTGCAGCCCCCTGAACAAAGATGAAATAGGAAAAATTGTGTATGTCGCATAAAGAGCTCTTCTTGCTTCCCTGAACGCCTAGGGAATATGCAAGCCATATTTTAATACCATGTTTTCCCTTATGACACAGAACATGGACCCATTGCatattaaaaggaaaagatatagtttaattttgattgcCATTACATCATCAGGCCTGTTGGTGAATTTGAAGGGAACCATTACCAAATGCCAATAGGTAAGATCAGTCATTAAGCATGGAGATTGGtcactttatatatttttggcaCAATTTAACATATAGAAAATGCAGATAACTTTGACAATAGCGAAGATaactagaaagaaaagaacatcGTGAATGATTTATCTTTTAGATGTAGAAGCTTTTCGTTTCTTCATCTCTGCTTCATCAGAGGCTTGAAGTGGAAACAACAAAAGATTCAGCTAGTCTAACGCTTCTCTTGTTTGGTAAAATGCTACGACAGTCACCTGCATCCTTATCGTTTTATGCATGTTATGCTAGCAGGTACCTGTTGTACCCAGTCATGTGAATTCTATCAATGATTCAGTGTCAGCAGAGGAGGCTGCTGACGACTATGAATTTCATGTTCGACAGTTAGTGAAAACACGAACAATTAATGTGTCTGATATTAGTGACTGCCCCAAGTTTGACCTCATCCTTCTTGGAATGGGCTCTGACGGTCATGTTGCCTCACTATTCCCTAACCACCCTGTGCTTGACGAGAAAGATGAGTGGGTTACTTTTATTACTGACTCCCCCAAATCCCCACCGGAGAGGATCACCTTCACTTTGCCTGTCATCAACTCAGCATCCAATGTGGTCGTGGTCGTGACAGGCGAGAGCAAAGCAGAGGCTGTACACTTGGCAATTGATGACGTAGGAGCTGACTGCCTGTCATTGCCTGCACGATTGGTCCAGCCAACAAAAGGGAAGTTGGCGTGGTTTTTGGATAAGCTGGCTGCCTCAAAACTTGACGGTTCTCAGTTTTCTGAGTAGGGTCAAGCTTTTACTGTCAATGTGTATGTTTGTATGTAGTGGACGTACTCAACACCTGTGGATCCTTTTCTTTCCTATGACACCCCCCCTGTTTGCTTTGGGTTAAATTCTCCATTTTGGcttttattctctcttctttAGAGGAGTTGGAGAAGTGTGATTATCCTCTTTGTATGAAGAATAAAGTTGGGGCCTCAGTGCAAAAGCTTTTTCTGGTTCTGGTTTCTTTTAGGATGGATTGCGATGGTGGGATAGTAGTTCATCGGAAAGCCAGCCCATCGGGATGTTAAACAGGTCCTGTCTTTTGCTTCACAGAGAGATTACAAGTTCCATGACATTCTGTAGGACttcactcctttttttttttttttttttttttttataacgtGACCCTGACATTTTTAATAGCTTGTGAATGACAGAAAAGCAATCAACTGATACAGAGCCATTTTCTTGTACATTCCTGTTGCACTTGATAATCACAGCGTTCAAGGGAAATAAATATTCAgggaagaaaagataaaaagagagaagattaATCTGAAACCTAATCCTGCCTTTAACGTGACATCACTTTCCACAGAAGTCAAGATTAGCTATTCACCTACTCCAAATTATCATATACACTAAATAATGGTGACAGCATCTAGGCTTTCCCCAAGCCGGTGTAGACGTGTAATTGTTTTTCCccgaaattttttgttttttgatttaaacTTTATAAGACCAAATTGAATGCCAGATAAGatatcaaagtgaaaaaaccaaataaataattggtttttttaccttttgatGAAATGTTCATTGTAATCCGCATgtaatttgaattataaaatattaggtcctctaattccttttttttaaaatgttaattttagtttaaaattttatttttattattttttagtttttgattcaagagagaagaagaaaagtcaATAGATTCAGAGAAAATAATTGTTAACACTGATTTCCACCGtcaaaataatcatattttgaaTCATGAGTTGTCCATGAATCAAGAACGTTTGCTCCAATGGGTAGGATATGCAGAATTAATAATTCATATCCTGGGTGAGCCTAATCAGACTACTAAGAAATTTATATTTGGATTTAAGCAGAATATTTTCCTACGCCCTCCCCTGGAAAGCAGGAATAATGGCATTTGATGCCCGCGCCTCTGCTGAAGAAAATGAAGACCGGAGAGTTTGGAAAACAGTAATTTGTGATGACAGATGCTATCCgtaaaatacaaaattgatGCTACATCCAAGAAGCCTTGTACGTATACTCCTTTTCCGTTTCCGAACTGGTGTCATCTGGAACAGGCTTCACCGGGCGGCATTCCATTTCTGGTGGTGGCATGTAGCCTTCCGGATCAGAATCGTTCTCCAAAGTGCGGTATTCCTTTTCTGTTACTGACCTTATGCCATTTTCATCAGGCTCCACTTCATCTCCCATCTCTTCCCTGGGAGGAAAGCCACGTGTCCGTCCAAGAAGCCATTGATCGATAACTCCACAGTCAATTGCATACTTGATTGTGCTTTCCAAGTATTCTTTATCGGTAAAAAGGTCTGGTTGAACAGTTAACATTCTCAGTAGACCTGCACGCACAGCAGTAAAATGAGCTTAGCAAAATAATGGATTTTTGGGAAGAGATTAATACTGTAACCAGGGCAGACAGATACGAAACGTTTAAAATTCAATGCCTAAACAGCACTGGACATCTTAATGCATGCTTTCTTGAAtacgataaataaataaaaaaggactcAGATTGTTCTCTCTCAACAATGTAGCAGATGCATTTTACCCAATCTGCAATATCAACTAGCAAACTGATGGGCATTACCTATTTTTTGTCCCGTAAAAGTTTATTGGTGGGAGAGTTCAGACCAACCTACCATACGAACTGATAAGCTGGACTCCATAGTCACAACAGAGCACTTTCACCAACTCAGAGAATAAGCTAGTGCAAACCAATTCCTAGGCTTCTCTGCAGTTAATCTAAAACCCATAATACAGTTCAGTTCATACTCTATTTTGTCTCTGaagacttttttatattttaacgtGGCATATGATAGCAGTCTTCAAGTGGAGGAGCATGACATCACAAAACGAAGAACTCAACAGCTCTTGATTCTACTTATATAAGCTTTAAAAATACCCTACTCCATGCCCTGCTGTAAT from Populus alba chromosome 8, ASM523922v2, whole genome shotgun sequence encodes the following:
- the LOC118062396 gene encoding probable 6-phosphogluconolactonase 1 isoform X1; protein product: MCNGNRGEDLAFQSFSLLFIYKRDRISSVSLSIFIRLLLCLCFVTIIGCTWKPRRMAHSGVHKDRGELRIHENLDELGTDLAEYIAELSEASVKERGVFAIAISGGSLIGLMGKLCEAPYNKTVDWAKWYVFWADERVVAKTHADSNYKLAKDGLLSKVPVVPSHVNSINDSVSAEEAADDYEFHVRQLVKTRTINVSDISDCPKFDLILLGMGSDGHVASLFPNHPVLDEKDEWVTFITDSPKSPPERITFTLPVINSASNVVVVVTGESKAEAVHLAIDDVGADCLSLPARLVQPTKGKLAWFLDKLAASKLDGSQFSE
- the LOC118062396 gene encoding probable 6-phosphogluconolactonase 1 isoform X2, translated to MAHSGVHKDRGELRIHENLDELGTDLAEYIAELSEASVKERGVFAIAISGGSLIGLMGKLCEAPYNKTVDWAKWYVFWADERVVAKTHADSNYKLAKDGLLSKVPVVPSHVNSINDSVSAEEAADDYEFHVRQLVKTRTINVSDISDCPKFDLILLGMGSDGHVASLFPNHPVLDEKDEWVTFITDSPKSPPERITFTLPVINSASNVVVVVTGESKAEAVHLAIDDVGADCLSLPARLVQPTKGKLAWFLDKLAASKLDGSQFSE